Genomic DNA from Alphaproteobacteria bacterium:
AGATAGGCTTGGTAGTCGCGTTCCTCGAAAAACACCCGCTGGCGGCGATTGCCGCGCTGGGTGACATGATGCGGCCAACCCGCGACGACGATACGTGCCTGTCTCGCCATGGCTCTCTCCTTCTTCATCGTATTGCTCCAATGGAGCCTATGAAAGGATTAGAGCGATTTTTCAGCCGGAACCGGAGAGAAAGCCAAAAAAACACTGGCCACCAAGTGAATAAGTGGGGACAGGGACCACTTTCCACAGGAACCACTTTCGAATGTGGGGACAAATGTGGGGACAGGGACCACTTTCGCAGGGATCACTTTCAGGGACCGCCTTTAGGGGGCCTTTTCCGGTCAGGGCCAGACCTGGACGTAGGCCGAGCGCTCGCGTTCGG
This window encodes:
- a CDS encoding transposase, giving the protein MARQARIVVAGWPHHVTQRGNRRQRVFFEERDYQAYL